In one Populus nigra chromosome 12, ddPopNigr1.1, whole genome shotgun sequence genomic region, the following are encoded:
- the LOC133669541 gene encoding sucrose transport protein SUC8-like yields the protein MESGVRKENNPPSSSFSLQQQPPATNPSPLRKIIMVASIAAGVQFGWALQLSLLTPYVQLLGIPHTWAAFIWLCGPISGMVVQPTVGYYSDRCTSRFGRRRPFIAAGAGFVAISVFLIGYAADIGHLSGDSLTKTAKPRAIAVFVVGFWILDVANNMLQGPCRAFLADLSGTDHKKTRTANAFYSFFMAVGNVLGFASGSYTHLYRIFPFSRTKACDVYCANLKSCFFISIALLLTLTILALSYVREKPWSPEGSSGDEGNEEEKEEEGGEAKESTPAPFFGEIVAALKNLQRPMRILLLVTCLNWVAWFPFLLFDTDWMGREVYGGDSSRNADQLKMYDRGVRAGALGLLLNSVVLGFTSLGVEVLARGVGGVKRLWGIVNFILAICLAMTILITKVAQSNRRYTTVNGGTHLLQPPSGVKAGALALFAVMGIPQAITYSIPFALASIFSNTSGAGQGLSLGVLNLSIVIPQMVVSVAAGPWDALFGGGNLPAFVVGAVAAAASGILAFTMLPSPPPDIPSNKRAATSTSVAFL from the exons ATGGAGAGTGGagttagaaaagaaaacaacccCCCTTCCTCTTCTTTCAGTCTTCAACAACAACCTCCTGCAACAAACCCTAGCCCACTGAGAAAGATCATAATGGTTGCATCGATAGCTGCTGGTGTTCAATTTGGTTGGGCACTACAGCTCTCTTTGTTAACCCCATATGTGCAACTCTTAGGCATTCCTCACACATGGGCTGCTTTCATCTGGCTTTGTGGCCCGATTTCTGGCATGGTAGTCCAGCCAACAGTGGGGTACTACAGTGACCGATGCACCTCCCGTTTTGGCCGTCGTCGGCCGTTTATTGCGGCGGGGGCTGGTTTTGTTGCCATTTCTGTGTTTCTCATTGGCTATGCCGCTGACATTGGCCATCTCTCTGGTGATTCCCTCACAAAAACAGCTAAGCCACGCGCCATTGCTGTGTTTGTGGTAGGGTTCTGGATTCTTGATGTTGCTAATAACATGCTTCAAGGTCCTTGTAGGGCATTTCTTGCTGATCTTTCAGGGACGGATCACAAGAAGACTCGTACAGCCAATGCTTTCTACTCTTTCTTTATGGCTGTTGGCAATGTTCTTGGCTTTGCATCTGGGTCTTACACTCACTTGTACAGAATCTTTCCATTTTCAAGAACCAAAGCTTGTGATGTTTACTGTGCAAATCTCAAATCTTGTTTCTTCATCTCCATTGCCTTGCTTTTAACGTTGACAATTCTAGCTCTCTCTTACGTACGTGAAAAACCCTGGTCGCCAGAGGGAAGTTCCGGTGACGAAGGTAACGAGGAGGAGAAAGAGGAGGAGGGTGGAGAAGCTAAAGAGTCGACGCCAGCGCCTTTTTTCGGGGAAATAGTCGCTGCTCTTAAGAACTTGCAAAGACCTATGAGGATCCTACTTTTGGTGACGTGTCTAAACTGGGTTGCGTGGTTTCCTTTCTTGTTGTTTGATACTGATTGGATGGGGAGAGAGGTGTACGGTGGTGATTCAAGTAGAAATGCTGATCAACTGAAGATGTATGATCGTGGGGTCCGTGCAGGTGCATTGGGGTTACTGCTTAACTCGGTGGTTTTGGGATTCACTTCACTTGGTGTGGAGGTTTTGGCTCGTGGGGTTGGCGGGGTTAAAAGGCTGTGGGGGATTGTGAATTTTATCTTGGCTATTTGTTTGGCTATGACTATTTTGATCACCAAAGTGGCTCAATCAAACAGAAGGTACACCACCGTGAATGGAGGAACCCACCTCTTGCAGCCGCCATCTGGTGTCAAGGCTGGTGCTCTAGCCCTTTTTGCTGTTATGGGCATACCTCAAGCT ATAACTTACAGCATCCCTTTTGCTTTGGCATCCATCTTTTCTAACACTTCGGGTGCTGGCCAAG GGCTTTCTCTTGGAGTTCTCAATCTTTCAATAGTTATACCACAG ATGGTGGTGTCTGTAGCAGCTGGACCTTGGGATGCCCTTTTTGGAGGAGGAAATCTACCAGCTTTTGTTGTAGGAGCGGTTGCAGCTGCAGCCAGTGGAATATTGGCATTCACCATGCTTCCATCTCCGCCCCCTGACATCCCCTCAAACAAGAGGGCTGCCACCAGTACTTCTGTTGCATTCCTTTGA